A window of the Isosphaera pallida ATCC 43644 genome harbors these coding sequences:
- a CDS encoding NfeD family protein yields the protein MLPAHLLWPTIFLTLGFLMLMAEVFIPSGGLIGLAALTFLGLSLWHAFSYSTSLGLTFMLTMAIVLPFVVSFMIYMWPRTPLGRRMILAPPGEDEEEPDAESFRESERSLRLDRLVGEYGKTLTPLRPSGAVEFNNRRLDALAEEGLVPAGKLVRAVGTRGCQLIVRQVDETMMSQLIHGDLDLDSHAESPRNPDGTATTNQTTAAPPEQSPSTQAQPQPRRPLSDFNLD from the coding sequence ATGCTCCCCGCCCACCTGCTCTGGCCGACGATCTTCCTGACCCTCGGCTTCCTCATGCTGATGGCGGAGGTGTTTATTCCCTCGGGTGGCCTGATCGGCTTGGCCGCCCTGACGTTTCTGGGCCTCTCGCTCTGGCACGCCTTTTCCTACTCGACGTCGCTGGGCCTGACGTTTATGTTGACGATGGCGATCGTTCTTCCGTTCGTCGTCTCGTTCATGATCTATATGTGGCCCCGCACCCCGTTAGGCCGTCGAATGATCCTCGCGCCTCCCGGCGAAGACGAGGAGGAACCCGACGCCGAATCCTTCAGGGAGTCGGAACGTTCGCTCAGACTGGATCGCCTGGTGGGCGAGTACGGTAAAACCCTCACGCCGTTGCGACCCTCGGGAGCAGTGGAATTCAACAACCGAAGGCTCGATGCTCTGGCTGAGGAAGGTCTGGTGCCCGCAGGCAAGCTCGTGCGGGCCGTGGGAACACGCGGTTGTCAACTCATCGTCCGTCAAGTTGACGAGACGATGATGAGTCAACTGATCCACGGCGATCTCGACCTGGATTCGCACGCCGAATCCCCTCGAAATCCGGACGGGACTGCCACCACCAACCAAACCACGGCCGCGCCACCCGAACAATCCCCTTCTACTCAAGCTCAACCCCAACCGCGTCGGCCCCTCTCCGATTTCAATCTCGACTGA
- a CDS encoding NfeD family protein yields the protein MAWSSALAQEDKAAAKGEAGNPGRRFLVAEPITTQTLQDLSAVVRDYLNTESAAGRRPTLIFEIASRGTPPGQTSLGTARDLIRLISRQTAQARFRVVYVAEPLTGYAALAALAGDELVMGPAGAIGPVVPPGEILPPDEKESLASLLARDGVIDRGLILGLLSPEEDLRRVITADGVSHFVFARDLEAFRQTHPDIREQTTAWPPGGKGVLTAELAADWRVSKRTIDDPRQLQALYRLDNQLALNDPSQLGKLNPVWIDVRGMITTMSADSLRRRILQARQAGHNLFLFEFDSNGGMITAADTLADTIAQLGEARTVAYVHEAVNVATLPVFACDEIVMRTGARLGDIRSHQTRRNGSGTDLSDAEINLLADRLETLAKQNGHNPAIARAMVDPGITLVQAKDNDTGAVVILEESAAQAQPQRYAVQGPWHKAGDVLGLSAEEAVAVNLASAKAENDETLLTHLGLSGQAVPRQSPTWVDSLVTFLTTPFMSAVLLFVGLFMLVVELKLPGVGIPAITSLLAFLLFFWSHYLGGTATGLEIILFVVGLLCLLMELFIFPGVAVFGATGLVLMLLSIIMASHTFIWPSDTAEYRELRDTLTGVVGTMAAVAIGAVLFVKYVHRIPVLNKMVLGRDPEPFDPELVGPDKPIPVISDPSLLTLVGQVGRATTPLRPLGKARFGDILIDVDADGRYIEPGQAIEVVEVRGFKVIVRPV from the coding sequence TTGGCGTGGTCGTCGGCCTTGGCTCAAGAGGACAAAGCCGCCGCCAAGGGCGAGGCAGGTAATCCCGGTCGCCGCTTCCTGGTGGCCGAACCCATCACCACCCAGACCTTGCAAGACCTCTCCGCCGTGGTGCGCGACTACCTCAACACCGAGTCGGCCGCGGGTCGTCGGCCCACGCTGATCTTCGAGATAGCCTCCAGAGGTACCCCGCCGGGCCAAACCAGTCTGGGCACGGCGCGTGACCTGATCCGTTTGATCAGTCGCCAAACGGCCCAAGCCCGCTTCCGGGTGGTCTATGTCGCCGAACCGCTCACCGGCTACGCCGCGCTTGCGGCCTTGGCGGGTGACGAACTGGTGATGGGGCCTGCCGGCGCGATCGGCCCCGTGGTGCCGCCGGGCGAGATTCTGCCGCCCGACGAGAAGGAGAGCCTGGCGTCGCTGCTGGCCCGCGACGGAGTGATCGACCGAGGTCTGATTCTGGGTTTACTCTCGCCCGAGGAAGACCTGCGACGGGTCATTACCGCTGACGGGGTCTCCCACTTTGTGTTCGCCCGTGACCTGGAGGCCTTCCGCCAAACCCACCCCGATATCCGCGAGCAAACCACCGCCTGGCCGCCCGGCGGCAAAGGCGTTCTCACCGCTGAACTCGCTGCCGATTGGCGCGTCTCCAAGCGAACCATCGACGATCCCCGTCAACTTCAGGCCCTCTACCGCCTCGACAACCAACTGGCGCTCAACGATCCATCTCAACTCGGCAAGCTCAATCCCGTCTGGATCGACGTGCGCGGGATGATCACCACCATGTCGGCCGACTCGTTGCGGCGACGGATCCTTCAGGCCCGTCAGGCTGGTCACAACCTCTTCCTCTTCGAGTTCGACAGCAACGGAGGCATGATCACGGCCGCCGACACCCTGGCCGACACCATCGCCCAACTTGGCGAGGCACGGACAGTCGCCTACGTCCACGAAGCGGTCAACGTGGCGACGCTGCCGGTCTTCGCCTGCGACGAGATTGTGATGCGGACCGGAGCCCGCCTGGGCGACATCCGCTCGCATCAAACCCGGCGCAACGGCAGCGGCACCGATCTAAGCGACGCCGAAATCAATCTCCTGGCCGATCGTCTGGAGACCCTGGCCAAGCAGAACGGCCACAATCCCGCCATCGCCCGAGCAATGGTCGATCCCGGCATCACCTTGGTGCAGGCAAAGGACAACGACACCGGGGCAGTGGTCATCCTGGAAGAATCGGCGGCTCAAGCCCAACCCCAGCGCTACGCGGTGCAAGGCCCCTGGCACAAAGCCGGCGACGTGCTGGGTCTGAGCGCCGAAGAGGCGGTGGCGGTCAACCTCGCCAGCGCGAAGGCGGAAAACGACGAGACGCTGCTAACCCATCTGGGCCTCTCCGGCCAAGCCGTACCCCGCCAATCCCCCACCTGGGTCGATTCACTCGTCACCTTCCTGACCACCCCCTTCATGAGCGCAGTCCTGCTGTTCGTGGGACTCTTCATGCTGGTGGTGGAACTCAAGCTGCCAGGGGTAGGCATTCCTGCGATCACCTCGCTGCTGGCCTTCCTACTCTTCTTCTGGAGCCACTACCTGGGTGGAACCGCCACCGGCCTAGAAATCATCCTCTTCGTGGTCGGGTTGCTCTGCCTTTTGATGGAGTTGTTCATCTTCCCCGGCGTCGCGGTCTTCGGCGCGACCGGATTAGTCCTGATGCTCCTCAGCATCATTATGGCCAGCCATACCTTCATCTGGCCCAGTGACACCGCCGAATACCGCGAACTGCGCGACACCTTGACCGGCGTGGTCGGGACAATGGCCGCGGTGGCGATCGGCGCGGTCCTGTTCGTCAAATACGTGCACCGGATTCCCGTCCTAAACAAAATGGTCCTCGGCCGTGACCCCGAACCGTTCGATCCCGAACTCGTCGGACCGGACAAACCGATCCCCGTCATCAGCGATCCATCCCTGTTGACTCTGGTTGGTCAAGTGGGACGAGCGACTACCCCCTTGAGACCATTAGGCAAAGCCCGCTTCGGTGACATCCTGATTGACGTCGATGCCGACGGACGTTACATCGAACCCGGCCAAGCAATCGAGGTGGTCGAGGTGCGCGGCTTCAAAGTGATCGTTCGCCCAGTCTAA
- a CDS encoding PIG-L deacetylase family protein codes for MPTPPPLTASMQAVFEQMIRVVRDTGSHGQLEDVRDRLNAVVKDDRPLTILCPHADDGAITAACLLHEYAVRRRLPVVEVLVFAGERNVAAPWLNDQKKVSVRESEFRLECNVLGAEAVIWDLNAYRNPGYEPAPGDLEKVADWFCTRTPGALIVPPSSDAHLAHRMTRAYAAGGLVAAGLRDTLVLSGWTPWGPLSRPNAYFTYDGEAERTKEWAIHCHASQVLLTDYTEFCTHLGRAYAALTREWAEGHTITGRAHKRASESFVGVELFEIETYNPSLFDMNRDPIQRALGILNGQLPVNPADSSCLSSSSSQTGKRPASESPVPAS; via the coding sequence TTGCCAACTCCACCCCCCTTGACCGCTTCGATGCAAGCGGTCTTCGAACAAATGATCCGCGTGGTGCGCGACACCGGATCGCACGGTCAACTCGAAGACGTGCGCGATCGCCTCAACGCGGTGGTCAAGGACGACCGCCCTTTGACGATCCTCTGCCCTCACGCCGACGACGGTGCGATCACTGCGGCCTGTCTGCTGCACGAGTACGCGGTGCGTCGTCGGTTGCCGGTCGTCGAGGTTCTTGTCTTCGCCGGCGAGCGCAATGTCGCGGCCCCCTGGCTCAATGATCAAAAGAAGGTGTCGGTGCGCGAAAGCGAATTCCGGCTGGAATGCAACGTGCTGGGAGCCGAGGCGGTGATCTGGGACCTCAACGCCTACCGCAACCCTGGCTACGAGCCGGCCCCCGGCGATCTGGAAAAGGTTGCCGATTGGTTCTGCACCCGCACCCCAGGCGCGCTGATTGTGCCCCCCTCCAGCGACGCCCACCTCGCCCACCGCATGACCCGAGCCTACGCCGCCGGCGGCCTGGTTGCCGCCGGTCTGCGCGACACGTTAGTTCTCTCGGGCTGGACCCCCTGGGGGCCGCTCTCCCGCCCCAACGCCTACTTCACCTACGACGGCGAGGCCGAACGCACCAAAGAGTGGGCCATCCACTGCCACGCCTCCCAGGTTTTGCTCACCGACTACACCGAATTTTGCACCCATCTGGGACGCGCTTACGCTGCCCTCACCCGCGAATGGGCCGAAGGTCACACCATCACCGGGCGCGCCCACAAGCGCGCAAGCGAGTCGTTCGTAGGGGTCGAACTCTTCGAGATCGAAACCTACAACCCCTCCTTGTTCGACATGAACCGCGACCCTATCCAACGCGCGCTGGGAATCCTCAACGGCCAGCTGCCGGTCAACCCTGCCGACTCCTCCTGCTTGTCAAGCTCCTCCTCGCAGACAGGCAAACGCCCCGCGTCCGAGTCGCCCGTCCCGGCATCCTGA
- a CDS encoding glucosamine-6-phosphate deaminase, translating to MLEPSIRQETRHRGLTLIVAATAHDAALTAARIIQGIVNEADRRHVKATLGLATGKTPQAIYAELVRAHRDERISFRHVVTYNLDEYYPISPRDPLSYRTYMHRHLFAQVDLPPESAHVLDGSVPPAFADEACQFFDRWIDADGGLDLQLLGIGRNGHIGFNEPEPHRSVAEFAALPSRKVTLDVVTRADAAADFGGNLDAVPKYALTVGPRVILAARRIVMVALGSSKARIVARALTEDPTTEVPASLLQLPEVAPRVTWILDPDAASLLPDLT from the coding sequence ATGCTTGAACCGTCCATCCGTCAGGAAACCCGACATCGGGGTTTGACGCTCATTGTGGCCGCCACAGCCCACGATGCGGCTCTCACCGCGGCCCGAATCATCCAGGGAATTGTCAACGAAGCCGATCGCCGTCACGTTAAGGCCACCCTTGGCCTAGCCACTGGCAAAACCCCTCAAGCCATTTACGCTGAGCTTGTCCGCGCCCACCGCGACGAGCGGATAAGCTTCCGTCACGTCGTCACCTACAACCTCGACGAGTATTATCCGATCTCGCCGCGCGACCCGCTCAGCTATCGGACCTACATGCATCGTCATCTCTTCGCGCAGGTTGATCTGCCACCCGAGTCGGCCCATGTGCTGGACGGCTCGGTGCCTCCGGCCTTCGCCGACGAGGCATGTCAATTTTTCGACCGTTGGATCGACGCCGACGGCGGCCTCGACCTGCAACTGCTTGGCATCGGCCGCAACGGCCACATCGGCTTCAACGAACCCGAACCCCACCGAAGCGTCGCCGAGTTCGCCGCGTTGCCATCCCGCAAAGTCACCCTCGACGTGGTGACCCGAGCCGACGCTGCCGCCGACTTCGGCGGCAACCTCGACGCCGTCCCCAAATACGCCCTCACCGTGGGCCCTCGGGTGATCCTGGCGGCCCGGAGGATCGTCATGGTCGCCCTTGGTTCCTCCAAGGCCCGCATCGTGGCCCGTGCCCTAACCGAAGACCCCACGACCGAAGTCCCTGCCTCGCTGCTGCAACTGCCCGAAGTCGCCCCCCGGGTCACTTGGATCCTCGACCCCGACGCCGCCTCGCTGCTGCCGGACTTGACTTGA
- a CDS encoding PEP-CTERM sorting domain-containing protein has protein sequence MTTTPRWAFGRWAAVATGWTLALGSLGPAWPISARGDEITTNLDNQTVAETLASDTGFTYETFGEFGFHGIVGPNLVNFNNTAATTLTPPSGMLNLGEFRIGTARLGGEATYMDAPFNVTITGDDPNQIPVRVSGVLNGRITRTGTNLVATFRSIDPTEMRVGDLTVPLSLERTSVPLEIGSNPLKDVVRLGLPQEIAPVPEPTTLAILMAAVVGYGLRRRLVLRRS, from the coding sequence ATGACGACCACCCCACGATGGGCTTTCGGGAGATGGGCCGCGGTTGCCACCGGCTGGACTCTGGCTCTAGGCAGTTTGGGACCGGCTTGGCCAATCTCGGCGCGGGGCGACGAGATCACCACCAATCTCGACAACCAAACGGTGGCGGAAACCCTGGCGAGCGACACTGGATTCACCTACGAAACCTTTGGTGAGTTCGGTTTTCATGGGATCGTTGGTCCCAACCTGGTGAACTTCAACAACACCGCCGCCACGACGTTGACTCCTCCCTCCGGAATGCTCAACCTAGGCGAGTTTCGCATTGGCACAGCCCGTTTGGGCGGCGAGGCGACTTACATGGACGCTCCCTTCAACGTGACGATCACGGGAGACGACCCCAATCAGATTCCAGTTCGGGTCTCGGGGGTTCTCAACGGTCGAATCACCCGCACCGGTACGAACTTAGTCGCCACCTTCCGCAGCATTGACCCCACCGAGATGCGAGTGGGCGACCTAACGGTGCCTCTGAGCCTGGAACGGACCAGCGTCCCTCTGGAAATCGGCTCCAACCCGCTCAAGGACGTGGTGCGACTCGGCTTGCCCCAGGAGATCGCGCCGGTGCCTGAACCAACCACCTTGGCCATTCTGATGGCCGCTGTCGTTGGCTACGGTTTGCGTCGTCGCCTGGTGTTGCGACGCTCCTAA
- a CDS encoding tetratricopeptide repeat protein, whose protein sequence is MMTPDLRDVSNTPAPVGTKGARRGPLRVLAAVLYVVVCLGLLGWNLRWWWVHQRVLPELTSLEALLRHGRYAEAEPALRDWVARSPHDGRVRMMLARCRAGRGDLAGCAEQLIAVPVWWPERIEAVYRAGEALYQLGRAREAEAVWLEVLKDDPLHPSPLDYFSDAGLKIITLRILQERIDEAKELLALALSRADNPADRTTLLGMRMRLEFQRIDPNEKITTLTPFVEADPNDWDSWLGLAIAYDARGDNARARELYERCLHGHPRPDRVRRFLLEGLVQREAWDELRTRLEPLDVYPPNLNEAIEASARGRLALQDGRDDLAEAMFRRAIELDPRDAESHYRLGLLLKRRGTLQDALGFIRRSQEINDARSELDQAYNEFAFAVAETQRDLPNRPDLIRRMIQACRILQFDQEADAWRDLLGPEPAPAWRIFDSEPSQVSNKPVISS, encoded by the coding sequence ATGATGACGCCTGACCTCCGCGACGTTTCGAACACCCCCGCGCCCGTCGGCACGAAGGGGGCGCGCCGCGGTCCGCTTCGTGTGTTGGCGGCCGTCCTCTATGTGGTGGTGTGCTTGGGTCTGCTGGGTTGGAACCTGCGGTGGTGGTGGGTTCATCAACGAGTCCTGCCGGAATTGACCAGTTTGGAGGCGCTTTTGCGGCACGGTCGCTACGCCGAGGCCGAGCCGGCTCTACGCGACTGGGTGGCCCGTTCGCCCCACGACGGTCGGGTGCGTATGATGCTGGCCCGCTGCCGAGCCGGCCGCGGCGACCTCGCCGGTTGCGCTGAGCAGCTGATCGCCGTGCCGGTCTGGTGGCCGGAGCGGATCGAAGCGGTGTATCGCGCTGGCGAAGCCCTCTATCAGCTGGGACGCGCTCGTGAGGCGGAAGCCGTCTGGCTCGAAGTGTTGAAGGATGATCCACTTCACCCAAGTCCCCTGGACTATTTCAGCGACGCTGGTCTCAAGATCATCACCCTGCGGATTCTCCAGGAACGAATCGACGAGGCCAAGGAGCTGCTTGCCTTGGCCCTAAGCCGCGCTGATAACCCGGCCGACCGCACCACCCTTTTAGGAATGCGCATGAGGTTGGAATTTCAGCGCATCGACCCCAACGAAAAGATCACCACGTTAACCCCGTTCGTCGAGGCCGATCCCAACGATTGGGATTCCTGGCTCGGACTGGCGATCGCCTACGACGCCCGCGGCGATAACGCCCGCGCTCGTGAACTCTACGAACGCTGCCTCCACGGTCACCCCCGCCCGGATCGGGTCCGCCGGTTCCTCCTAGAAGGCCTGGTTCAACGCGAAGCCTGGGATGAACTTCGAACCCGTCTCGAACCCCTTGATGTCTACCCCCCAAACCTCAACGAGGCCATCGAAGCGTCCGCCCGCGGCCGTCTGGCTTTGCAAGACGGCCGCGACGATCTCGCCGAGGCCATGTTCCGCCGGGCGATCGAACTCGATCCCCGCGACGCCGAAAGCCACTACCGTCTCGGCTTGCTTCTCAAACGTCGAGGAACCCTCCAAGACGCGCTGGGGTTCATCCGACGTTCTCAAGAGATCAACGACGCCCGGTCGGAACTTGATCAAGCCTACAACGAGTTCGCCTTCGCCGTAGCTGAGACCCAACGCGACCTCCCCAACCGCCCCGATCTGATCCGCCGAATGATCCAGGCTTGCCGAATCCTCCAATTTGACCAGGAAGCGGACGCTTGGCGCGATCTGCTTGGACCAGAACCGGCCCCAGCTTGGAGGATTTTTGACTCCGAACCGTCCCAAGTCTCCAACAAGCCCGTGATCTCATCCTAG
- a CDS encoding DUF1501 domain-containing protein, translated as MTPWAEQALNQTRRQFLGQAGRLGLGGIALASIVQHEGLGALASSATSAGDATPRGSVVGGAEPGALPRLHFPPKAKRVIYLFMSGGPSQMDLFDPKPKMAEYFDKDLPDSVRMGQRITTMTSGQKRFPIAPSIFKFARHGQAGTWFSELLPWTSKLADDLCVIRSVHTEAINHDPAITYILTGSQIPGRPSLGAWLSYGLGTSNRNLPEFVVLHSSWSSKASTQALYARLWGAGFLPSQHQGVSLRSEGDPVLYLSNPDGVDVSTRRTMLDGLAALNQQSHHHHGDAETLARIAQYEMAFRMQSSVPEFADLSGETEETLALYGPESKIPGTFSYNCLLARRLAERGVNFIQIFMRDWDHHGGLPKGLAMSCKDIDHGCYGLVTDLKRRGLLEDTLVIWGGEFGRTIYCQGTLTKDNYGRDHHPRCFTIWMAGGGIKPGITFGATDDFCYNITENPVHIHDINATILHQLGIDHTRLTYRFQGRDFRLTDVHGEVIKPILA; from the coding sequence ATGACCCCCTGGGCGGAACAAGCCTTAAATCAAACCCGGCGTCAATTCCTGGGCCAGGCGGGCCGGTTGGGATTGGGCGGGATCGCGTTGGCGTCGATCGTCCAGCACGAGGGTTTGGGAGCGTTGGCCTCAAGCGCAACGAGTGCGGGCGACGCCACCCCACGCGGCTCGGTGGTAGGTGGCGCTGAGCCAGGAGCCCTTCCTCGCCTGCACTTCCCTCCTAAAGCCAAACGGGTGATTTATCTGTTTATGTCGGGCGGTCCTTCGCAAATGGATCTGTTCGACCCCAAACCCAAGATGGCCGAGTATTTCGATAAAGACTTGCCTGACTCGGTGCGAATGGGTCAGCGCATCACCACGATGACCTCAGGCCAGAAGCGGTTTCCGATCGCTCCCTCGATCTTCAAGTTTGCGCGTCACGGTCAAGCTGGAACCTGGTTCAGCGAATTGCTGCCCTGGACCTCCAAGCTGGCCGACGATCTCTGCGTGATTCGCAGCGTCCACACCGAAGCGATCAACCACGACCCAGCGATTACCTACATTTTGACCGGAAGCCAAATTCCAGGACGGCCCAGTCTGGGAGCCTGGTTGTCATATGGTTTAGGCACCTCGAACCGCAACCTGCCCGAGTTTGTGGTCCTACACTCCTCTTGGAGCAGCAAGGCTTCAACCCAAGCGCTGTATGCACGCTTGTGGGGCGCAGGATTTCTGCCCAGCCAGCACCAAGGCGTCAGTCTTCGCTCCGAAGGCGACCCGGTGCTGTATCTCTCCAACCCCGACGGAGTGGACGTCTCGACCCGCCGGACAATGCTCGATGGCCTGGCCGCGCTCAATCAGCAGAGCCACCACCATCACGGCGACGCCGAGACCCTCGCTCGAATCGCTCAGTACGAAATGGCCTTCCGAATGCAAAGCTCGGTCCCCGAGTTCGCCGACCTCTCGGGCGAAACCGAGGAAACTCTGGCACTTTACGGTCCCGAATCAAAGATTCCCGGCACCTTCTCTTACAATTGCCTCTTAGCACGGCGTCTGGCGGAGCGCGGGGTCAATTTTATTCAGATTTTCATGCGTGATTGGGATCACCACGGTGGGCTGCCCAAAGGTCTGGCGATGTCGTGCAAAGATATCGACCACGGTTGCTACGGATTGGTGACCGACCTCAAGCGGCGCGGGTTGCTGGAGGACACGCTGGTGATCTGGGGCGGCGAGTTCGGCCGCACGATCTATTGCCAAGGCACCCTTACCAAGGACAACTACGGGCGTGACCATCATCCGCGTTGCTTCACAATCTGGATGGCCGGCGGTGGAATCAAGCCGGGGATCACCTTCGGCGCGACCGACGATTTTTGCTACAACATCACTGAAAACCCGGTCCACATCCACGATATCAACGCCACCATCCTCCATCAGTTAGGCATTGATCACACGCGACTGACCTATCGGTTTCAGGGTCGGGATTTTCGTCTCACTGACGTTCACGGCGAGGTCATCAAACCCATTCTGGCCTGA